In a genomic window of Virgibacillus sp. SK37:
- a CDS encoding ABC transporter permease subunit — translation MRVWSNKGNLKIIGGISFVVLLIFFSFFPDLIVSHEKAPTLMLDDSGNVIAKPPYSPMELPPFGTNNIGEPLLYNLLAGAKYTILFVTIVCLFRFIISSALALIYAFYIHRFKNLVQRAVEIAYIIPPVIIVFFLLAPMLFVFQENSLQFMLLLAFVLIGIGTPPLALLIGDEIKGELQMDYIKIARLQGVSNFYIFKKHIWRIIKPRIGTFFIQNNIQLLLLLIHLGVLGIFIGGSRQINMTEETSVLLSITNEWGGLIGSSYKEFLHHPWIVLAPLFSFMLLILLLKIILSGIEASTKIK, via the coding sequence ATGAGGGTGTGGAGTAATAAAGGAAATCTAAAAATAATTGGGGGAATCAGCTTTGTTGTGCTCCTTATATTTTTTAGTTTCTTTCCCGACCTGATTGTCTCACATGAAAAGGCGCCAACTCTTATGTTGGACGATTCCGGAAATGTAATTGCCAAGCCACCTTATTCTCCAATGGAATTGCCTCCCTTTGGAACGAATAATATAGGAGAGCCTTTATTATATAACTTATTAGCAGGGGCTAAATATACAATACTATTTGTAACTATTGTCTGCTTGTTTCGCTTTATTATATCTTCAGCACTTGCGCTCATTTATGCGTTTTATATTCATCGATTTAAAAATTTGGTACAACGGGCCGTGGAGATTGCCTATATTATACCACCTGTTATTATTGTCTTTTTTCTGCTTGCACCAATGCTCTTTGTTTTTCAGGAAAATAGTCTTCAATTTATGCTATTGCTTGCCTTCGTACTAATTGGAATTGGTACACCTCCATTAGCCTTGTTAATTGGCGACGAAATAAAAGGAGAGCTCCAAATGGACTATATAAAAATTGCGAGGTTGCAAGGTGTGAGTAATTTTTATATTTTTAAGAAACACATTTGGAGAATTATCAAGCCGAGGATTGGGACTTTTTTCATTCAAAATAATATACAGTTACTCTTATTATTAATTCATCTGGGTGTATTAGGCATTTTTATTGGTGGCAGCAGACAAATAAATATGACAGAGGAAACGAGTGTGTTGCTTTCCATTACGAATGAATGGGGCGGTTTGATCGGCTCCTCCTATAAGGAATTTCTGCATCATCCTTGGATTGTCCTGGCACCATTGTTCTCCTTTATGCTGCTCATTCTTTTATTGAAGATCATACTTTCAGGGATTGAAGCGTCGACGAAAATAAAGTAG
- a CDS encoding ABC transporter permease subunit: MLINIAKLFKEIILILVVILLISCTPGLFQTQSFTYFFRSLGSGIYYLFQPQKIIIPLSNGEEVTFFSAVADELFNSTVIIIGSLVLSIVIAILFTYLFHMMTATLKKVVSGVLFVIEAMPDVLIVLLSIQFFIWIFKTTGISLGIYEFGGETIYLLPILALSSIPSLFLFKYMTAGIDEEKTKDYYLFSKSRGFRESYIFFIHLFRNTLLTLIQYSKNIFLYMISSLLILEIILRLSGIMSFVKVYGIGDFRILMWVLVLLYFPLYLFIKLGEYIVTKWTFGEVGDEGVE, encoded by the coding sequence ATGTTAATAAATATAGCCAAGCTCTTCAAAGAAATTATTCTTATTCTAGTTGTTATATTGTTAATCAGCTGTACACCCGGTTTATTTCAAACTCAAAGTTTTACTTACTTTTTTAGAAGTTTAGGGTCAGGCATTTATTATTTGTTTCAACCACAGAAGATAATTATTCCGTTAAGTAATGGAGAAGAAGTAACTTTCTTTTCGGCTGTGGCGGACGAGTTATTCAATTCTACCGTCATTATCATAGGCTCCCTCGTTTTATCCATTGTTATAGCCATTTTATTTACGTATCTATTTCACATGATGACAGCTACTTTAAAAAAAGTAGTTTCAGGAGTTTTATTTGTCATTGAAGCAATGCCCGATGTATTAATTGTTTTACTATCTATTCAATTTTTTATTTGGATTTTCAAAACAACCGGAATTTCGTTGGGTATTTACGAATTTGGTGGAGAAACAATATATCTACTGCCCATCCTAGCCTTAAGCTCTATACCAAGCCTTTTTCTATTTAAATATATGACTGCTGGGATTGATGAAGAAAAGACCAAGGACTATTACTTATTCTCTAAATCAAGAGGTTTCAGGGAAAGCTATATCTTTTTTATTCACCTTTTCAGAAATACACTTTTGACCCTGATTCAATACTCCAAAAATATCTTTCTTTACATGATTTCAAGTCTGTTAATATTAGAAATAATCCTTCGTTTAAGCGGGATCATGAGCTTTGTTAAAGTATATGGTATTGGAGATTTCCGTATATTGATGTGGGTTCTCGTTTTGTTGTATTTTCCGTTATATTTATTTATAAAATTGGGCGAATATATTGTAACGAAATGGACGTTTGGTGAGGTAGGTGATGAGGGTGTGGAGTAA
- the metA gene encoding homoserine O-succinyltransferase, whose product MPINIPKKLPAGEALKQEKIFVMDEDRARTQDIRPLNIVILNLMPQKEKTELQLLRLLGNTPLQVNITFLRMATHESKNVSKSHLDTFYCTFDEIKERRFDGMIITGAPIEQLEFEQVTYWEELQKVLDWSKQHVTSGLHICWGAQAALYHHYGIKKEALSKKYFGIFTHDITDPTEKLVQGFDEVVRAPHSRHTTVATEAIREHPDLRLLSSTEDGEAFIIMSADGRHIMITGHLEYDATTLAEEYERDSNKGLEIDLPINYYPNNDVSKKPPHTWRAHTHLLFSNWLNYYVYQQTPFEWK is encoded by the coding sequence TTGCCAATTAATATTCCGAAAAAATTACCTGCCGGGGAAGCACTGAAACAGGAAAAAATATTTGTTATGGATGAAGACAGAGCGAGAACACAGGACATTCGCCCATTAAATATAGTAATTTTGAACCTAATGCCACAAAAGGAAAAAACAGAGCTTCAGTTATTAAGGTTACTGGGAAATACGCCATTACAAGTAAATATTACATTTTTACGAATGGCTACACATGAATCTAAAAATGTCAGTAAGTCTCATCTGGATACATTTTACTGTACCTTTGATGAAATTAAAGAGCGGCGCTTTGATGGAATGATTATTACTGGTGCCCCCATTGAGCAGCTTGAATTTGAGCAGGTAACATATTGGGAGGAACTCCAAAAGGTACTGGATTGGTCAAAACAGCATGTGACTTCAGGTTTACATATATGCTGGGGGGCTCAGGCGGCATTATATCATCATTACGGCATTAAAAAAGAAGCTCTATCAAAAAAGTATTTCGGCATATTCACCCACGACATAACAGATCCAACTGAGAAACTTGTTCAGGGCTTTGACGAAGTTGTCCGAGCGCCCCATTCCCGGCATACTACGGTTGCAACCGAAGCCATACGGGAACACCCTGATTTACGTCTGTTATCTTCTACAGAGGATGGGGAAGCGTTTATTATTATGTCAGCGGATGGACGCCACATTATGATTACTGGGCATTTGGAGTATGATGCAACAACACTTGCTGAGGAATATGAACGTGACAGTAATAAGGGATTAGAAATCGATCTTCCAATAAACTACTATCCAAATAATGATGTCAGTAAAAAACCGCCTCATACGTGGCGAGCACATACACATTTATTGTTTTCCAATTGGTTAAATTATTATGTTTACCAGCAAACACCTTTTGAATGGAAGTAA
- a CDS encoding DUF3862 domain-containing protein, with the protein MNLFFIVLTAFVIFLTGCEEGAGQSPDGPVTIQQYNQLENRMEFDDVIEMLGQPDLINFKEHNEEEVEYIDANTMYSWDGAAPNSGITLMFRDGKLSSKDQVGLE; encoded by the coding sequence ATGAATTTGTTTTTTATCGTATTAACAGCATTTGTTATTTTTCTGACAGGTTGTGAGGAAGGTGCTGGTCAAAGTCCTGATGGCCCTGTAACCATCCAACAGTATAATCAACTGGAAAACAGAATGGAATTTGATGATGTGATTGAGATGCTGGGCCAACCGGATCTGATTAATTTCAAAGAACATAACGAAGAAGAAGTTGAATATATCGATGCGAACACGATGTACAGCTGGGACGGTGCAGCACCAAATTCCGGGATAACTCTAATGTTCAGAGACGGCAAGCTTTCCAGTAAAGATCAGGTGGGCTTAGAGTAG